One Triticum dicoccoides isolate Atlit2015 ecotype Zavitan chromosome 4B, WEW_v2.0, whole genome shotgun sequence genomic window carries:
- the LOC119291254 gene encoding uncharacterized protein At5g39570-like has product MASYDGEDDSGRRRPPPQQHRPSGGGSGDLAASAKLVAEAAKAALQDHNLGKVDKGRTAEAAADLLHAASLYGKLEGKPVGGYLNKAEDYLHKFGAKEGGSGGGKHQPSGHGGSGGRYEEEDEYRKKPTSGGGRYEQDDDEYKKKPSGDGRYEEDDEYRKKPTGGGGDYGGGRYEEEDEYKKKPSSGGYGGGRYEQEDDFKRPPSGGGGGGYGGGRYEDDDEYKKKPSAGGYGGGGGRYEDEYKKKPTGGHGGGRYEEDDEYKRPSGGSHGGRYEEEDYKKKPSGGGRYEEEDYKKKPSGGGRYEEDDYKKKPSGGSHGGKDESEGGGIGDYIKLAQGFMKKQDDEGGHKKTSGHGGGGYGKEENEEDSGKKKHGGRPESGKDESEGSGMADYLKLAQGFMKKDGEGGNGAGMGDYLKLAEGFMKKR; this is encoded by the coding sequence ATGGCCTCCTATGACGGCGAGGACGACTCCGGCCGGCGGCGCCCGCCGCCGCAGCAGCACCGCCCGTCCGGCGGGGGCAGCGGCGACCTCGCCGCCAGCGCCAAGCTGGTGGCGGAGGCGGCCAAGGCGGCGCTCCAGGACCACAACCTGGGGAAGGTCGACAAGGGCCGCACCGCCGAGGCCGCCGCCGACCTGCTCCACGCGGCCTCCCTCTACGGCAAGCTCGAGGGCAAGCCCGTCGGCGGCTACCTCAACAAGGCCGAGGACTACCTCCACAAGTTCGGCGCCAAGGAGGGGGGCAGCGGAGGCGGCAAGCACCAGCCCAGTGGTCACGGGGGTTCAGGCGGCAGGTACGAGGAGGAGGATGAGTACAGGAAGAAGCCTACTAGTGGTGGTGGGAGGTACGAACAGGATGATGATGAGTACAAGAAGAAGCCCAGCGGTGATGGGAGGTATGAAGAGGATGATGAGTACAGGAAGAAGCCTACTGGTGGTGGTGGTGACTACGGAGGTGGAAGGTATGAGGAAGAAGATGAGTACAAGAAGAAGCCTAGCAGTGGTGGCTATGGTGGGGGGAGGTATGAGCAAGAAGATGACTTCAAGAGGCCtcctagtggtggtggtggtggcggctatGGTGGGGGAAGGTATGAAGACGATGATGAGTACAAGAAGAAGCCTAGTGCTGGTggatatggaggtggaggagggagATACGAAGATGAGTACAAGAAGAAGCCAACCGGTGGCCATGGTGGAGGGAGGTATGAGGAAGATGATGAGTACAAGAGGCCTAGTGGTGGAAGCCATGGAGGGAGGTATGAAGAAGAGGACTACAAGAAGAAGCCTAGTGGTGGAGGAAGGTATGAAGAAGAGGACTACAAGAAGAAGCCTAGTGGTGGAGGAAGGTATGAAGAAGATGACTACAAGAAGAAGCCTAGTGGTGGAAGCCATGGAGGGAAGGATGAGTCAGAAGGCGGTGGCATTGGAGACTACATTAAACTTGCACAAGGTTTCATGAAGAAGCAGGATGACGAGGGTGGGCACAAGAAGACTAGTGGACATGGAGGAGGAGGGTATGGAAAGGAGGAAAATGAAGAGGACAGCGGCAAGAAGAAACATGGTGGTCGCCCTGAGAGTGGAAAAGACGAGTCGGAGGGCAGTGGCATGGCAGATTACCTGAAACTTGCACAGGGTTTCATGAAGAAGGATGGTGAAGGGGGAAATGGAGCTGGTATGGGGGACTACTTAAAGCTTGCAGAGGGGTTCATGAAGAAGCGTTGA